From the Microbacterium thalassium genome, one window contains:
- a CDS encoding helix-turn-helix transcriptional regulator has product MSAPAAPRMVGREPELGTLLAAYADGQRGHTRAVLLRGEAGIGKTRLVQTFLDRIATSDAGGPPVVTAIGQCVDAGTIGAPFGPVRRVLRDLASAVGIAALREAAGSPAAAATLSAAVPALRPDTGDAAAAEVGFADALEVALESLSATRHVVIVIEDLQWADASTLTLLKSLAGTLRGHHLTIVATYRSDDVDRFHPLRPVLAELDRTREMTHVDLLPLTPEQIHDQIALLAQGGALSDALRAVVVERSGGIPFLVEELLDLGDAPLPATLRELVLARYLRLSGDTQLVVRTMAAGGMRVDDEALTAVAATGALDHALREAIDAHIVQTDDDGYAFRHALTREAVNDELLPSERVRVHRRYAEILTGRADDPDAIAAASEHWLVARDIPRAFDASITALELSRATIAPATTARILERLTELWAEVPDAATRTGGSLAALHRDAARAWVVVGEDSRALRAAEEGLAEVADEPIVHAALLQQKCVLQSNITGRAEDSALHEAATLLEGIEEPAAKALRTRILTNLALGGVQSAPPTRDPAAIADGLRRSIALAEELDDATELVVALVSEGARLAHVDEDEAAALEPLERADALAPDAGVHTWVGAWHTEVVTHLGRYDAASEVGRRYLNEATAAGLEGGNGAIVAGLVAFAEFCAGRPGEGLPLARRATRLMAPGSRPLTLKLLGTFYTWNDEPQLRDELLASEKPSLDAWYQGRGEGGTLFLTWSDASTDAVLAAAAGLGDAFADPDRAARVAKARHEMTGAWPVVTRRYGAVALSLLARAIDAGTFRVDGTGPAAAEQVDTAALWAEIDAIVDAWPPRGVFPAATAFIRAVHADAQGAPAADRVARWRETEAMIADGVMAVRQRHLARLSLAAALLQAGDRREAGEILARIVAEAPEHGVARIGRWAGELARRAGLDADTADDGAGVTGTGVAALTAREQQVLSLIADGLTNTQIGGELFISPKTVSVHVSAILAKTGAANRTEAATLYRAVTPSGDPG; this is encoded by the coding sequence ATGTCGGCACCGGCGGCACCGCGGATGGTAGGGCGCGAGCCCGAGCTCGGCACGCTCCTCGCCGCCTACGCGGACGGGCAGCGCGGCCACACGCGGGCGGTGCTGCTGCGGGGCGAAGCGGGCATCGGCAAGACGCGTCTGGTGCAGACGTTCCTCGACCGCATCGCGACGTCCGATGCCGGCGGTCCGCCCGTGGTCACCGCGATCGGGCAGTGCGTGGACGCCGGAACCATCGGCGCACCGTTCGGCCCCGTCCGCCGCGTGCTGCGCGACCTCGCCTCGGCGGTCGGCATCGCGGCGCTGCGCGAGGCCGCCGGGTCGCCGGCTGCCGCGGCGACGCTTTCCGCGGCCGTCCCCGCGCTGCGACCGGACACCGGCGACGCCGCCGCGGCCGAGGTCGGCTTCGCCGACGCGCTCGAGGTGGCGCTCGAGAGCCTGTCGGCCACCCGACATGTCGTGATCGTGATCGAAGATCTGCAGTGGGCCGACGCGTCGACGCTCACGCTGCTGAAGAGCCTCGCCGGCACACTGCGCGGGCACCACCTCACGATCGTCGCCACCTACCGCTCCGACGACGTCGACCGGTTCCACCCGCTCCGCCCGGTGCTCGCAGAGCTCGACCGCACCCGCGAGATGACGCACGTCGATCTGCTGCCGCTGACCCCTGAGCAGATCCACGATCAGATCGCGCTCCTCGCCCAGGGAGGCGCCCTGAGCGACGCTCTGCGCGCCGTCGTCGTCGAGCGCAGCGGCGGCATCCCCTTCCTCGTCGAAGAGCTGCTCGATCTCGGCGACGCCCCGCTCCCCGCCACGCTGCGCGAGCTCGTGCTCGCCCGCTACCTGAGGCTCAGCGGCGACACGCAGCTCGTAGTCCGCACGATGGCCGCGGGCGGCATGCGCGTCGATGACGAGGCGCTCACCGCCGTCGCCGCGACCGGGGCTCTCGATCACGCGTTGCGCGAGGCGATCGACGCGCACATCGTGCAGACCGACGACGACGGCTACGCCTTCCGCCATGCCCTCACCCGCGAGGCCGTGAACGACGAGCTGCTGCCCAGCGAACGCGTTCGCGTGCACCGCCGCTACGCCGAGATCCTCACGGGGCGCGCCGACGACCCCGATGCGATCGCGGCCGCCTCCGAGCACTGGCTGGTCGCGCGCGACATCCCCCGCGCGTTCGATGCATCGATAACCGCTCTCGAGCTGTCGCGCGCCACGATCGCTCCGGCGACGACCGCGCGCATCCTCGAGCGCCTCACCGAGCTGTGGGCAGAGGTTCCGGATGCCGCGACTCGGACGGGCGGGTCGCTCGCCGCCCTGCACCGCGACGCGGCGCGCGCCTGGGTCGTCGTCGGAGAGGACTCACGCGCGCTGCGCGCCGCCGAGGAAGGACTCGCCGAGGTAGCCGACGAGCCGATCGTGCACGCCGCGCTGCTGCAGCAGAAATGTGTGCTCCAGTCGAATATCACCGGGCGGGCAGAGGACAGCGCGCTCCACGAGGCGGCCACGCTGCTCGAGGGGATCGAAGAACCGGCGGCGAAGGCGCTGCGCACGCGGATCCTCACCAACCTGGCGCTCGGCGGGGTGCAGAGCGCTCCGCCCACGCGCGACCCGGCGGCGATCGCCGATGGTCTGCGGCGGTCGATCGCGCTGGCCGAAGAGCTCGATGACGCCACCGAGCTCGTCGTCGCGCTCGTCTCCGAGGGGGCCCGCCTCGCCCATGTCGACGAAGACGAGGCGGCTGCTCTCGAACCGCTCGAGCGAGCGGATGCGCTCGCCCCCGATGCGGGCGTGCACACGTGGGTCGGCGCGTGGCACACCGAGGTGGTCACGCACCTGGGCCGATACGACGCCGCGTCCGAGGTGGGCAGGCGCTACCTGAACGAGGCGACGGCCGCCGGGCTCGAGGGCGGCAACGGGGCGATCGTCGCCGGGCTCGTCGCCTTCGCCGAGTTCTGCGCCGGCCGGCCCGGCGAGGGGCTGCCGCTGGCCCGGCGCGCGACGCGTCTGATGGCTCCCGGAAGCCGCCCGCTCACGCTGAAGCTGCTCGGCACCTTCTACACCTGGAACGACGAGCCGCAGCTGCGCGACGAGCTGCTCGCGTCCGAGAAGCCGTCGCTCGATGCGTGGTATCAAGGGCGGGGCGAGGGTGGCACCCTGTTCCTCACCTGGAGCGATGCGTCGACGGATGCCGTCCTCGCCGCAGCGGCGGGGCTCGGCGACGCCTTCGCCGACCCCGACCGAGCGGCGCGTGTCGCGAAGGCCCGCCACGAGATGACCGGAGCGTGGCCGGTCGTGACGCGACGTTACGGCGCGGTCGCGCTCTCCTTGCTCGCGCGGGCGATCGACGCGGGCACGTTCCGCGTGGACGGTACGGGCCCGGCCGCCGCCGAGCAGGTCGATACCGCCGCGCTATGGGCTGAGATCGACGCCATCGTCGACGCGTGGCCCCCTCGCGGCGTCTTCCCGGCCGCCACCGCGTTCATCCGCGCGGTGCATGCCGATGCCCAGGGCGCCCCCGCCGCCGATCGCGTGGCCCGGTGGCGCGAGACCGAGGCGATGATCGCCGACGGGGTCATGGCCGTGCGGCAGCGCCACCTCGCACGCCTGAGCCTGGCCGCGGCGCTGCTGCAGGCGGGCGACAGGCGCGAGGCCGGAGAGATCCTCGCCCGCATCGTCGCGGAGGCCCCCGAGCACGGCGTCGCGCGCATCGGCCGATGGGCGGGCGAGCTCGCGCGCCGCGCGGGGCTCGACGCCGACACGGCGGACGACGGGGCAGGCGTGACGGGCACCGGCGTCGCGGCATTGACCGCGCGCGAGCAGCAGGTGCTGTCGCTGATCGCCGACGGGCTCACGAATACCCAGATCGGCGGGGAGCTGTTCATCAGCCCGAAGACGGTGTCGGTGCACGTCTCCGCGATCCTCGCGAAGACCGGCGCCGCCAATCGCACCGAGGCGGCCACGCTGTATCGAGCGGTGACGCCGTCCGGGGATCCGGGGTAG
- a CDS encoding ADP-ribosylglycohydrolase family protein codes for MTANTTRDADGRLVLAGWVKTLAPDEIFVFGSNSGGRHGGGAARIAHDKFGAVWGQGHGLQGQSYAVDTMTDAANMASEIGTFLRFADAHPELTFLVTELGCGIGPYQPSDVAPLLAGAGANVALPPSFAAELRKAGVPVPGASGADAAASVSSAPGSGGPAGAASARPDGLVGAKHHGRQAPARLSAQQLDRAAGAMVGMAIGDALGSQYEFGPAHGDDFVPEFGVGVFGHGVGEWTDDTSMAMPILQALARGESLRDPAVLGWIAGEWDTWSRTAKDVGAQTRQVLRSMGGVHTEDVARAASEAHHSRSGRSGGNGSLMRTGPVALGYLADGRERRLAEAAGRIAQLTHWEQDNVDATVIWSLMIRHAVLTGELELDGFTELFGEGSPRQVRWAALVDEACGRHPRDFQADNGWVVKAFQAALAAVFGARDFTDAVYRAIRGGGDTDTVAAIAGALAGARFGVSGIPEEWQEQVHGWPGLRGADLVELAEQAAQHGAEDEL; via the coding sequence ATGACCGCCAACACCACCCGCGACGCCGACGGGCGCCTCGTCCTCGCCGGCTGGGTGAAGACCCTCGCGCCCGACGAGATCTTCGTGTTCGGCTCGAACTCAGGCGGTCGCCACGGCGGCGGCGCCGCGCGCATCGCGCACGACAAGTTCGGCGCCGTGTGGGGGCAGGGGCACGGCCTGCAGGGGCAGTCGTACGCCGTCGACACGATGACGGATGCCGCCAACATGGCGTCCGAGATCGGCACGTTCCTGCGGTTCGCGGACGCGCATCCCGAGCTGACGTTTCTCGTCACCGAGCTCGGCTGCGGCATCGGGCCGTACCAGCCGTCGGATGTCGCTCCGCTGCTCGCGGGCGCCGGGGCGAACGTCGCCCTGCCGCCGTCGTTCGCGGCGGAGCTGCGGAAGGCGGGGGTTCCGGTGCCGGGAGCGTCGGGGGCGGATGCTGCGGCATCCGTGTCGTCGGCGCCGGGTTCGGGCGGGCCGGCGGGTGCGGCATCCGCTCGTCCTGATGGGCTCGTCGGGGCGAAGCACCACGGGAGGCAGGCGCCGGCGCGGCTGAGCGCGCAGCAGCTCGACCGCGCGGCGGGCGCGATGGTCGGGATGGCGATCGGGGATGCGCTCGGGTCGCAGTACGAGTTCGGGCCCGCGCACGGCGACGACTTCGTGCCCGAGTTCGGGGTCGGGGTGTTCGGGCACGGGGTCGGCGAATGGACCGACGACACGTCCATGGCGATGCCGATCCTGCAGGCGCTCGCGCGGGGCGAGTCGCTGCGCGACCCCGCGGTGCTCGGGTGGATCGCGGGGGAGTGGGACACCTGGTCGCGCACCGCGAAGGACGTCGGCGCGCAGACGCGCCAGGTGCTGCGGTCGATGGGTGGCGTGCACACCGAGGATGTGGCGCGGGCGGCATCCGAGGCTCATCACTCGCGCTCGGGGCGCAGCGGGGGCAATGGCTCGCTCATGCGCACAGGGCCCGTCGCGCTCGGGTACCTCGCCGACGGGCGCGAGCGGCGGCTCGCCGAGGCGGCGGGACGCATCGCGCAGCTGACGCACTGGGAGCAGGACAACGTGGACGCGACGGTGATCTGGTCGCTGATGATCCGGCACGCGGTGCTGACAGGGGAGCTCGAGCTGGACGGGTTCACCGAGCTGTTCGGGGAGGGGTCGCCGCGGCAGGTGCGGTGGGCGGCGCTGGTCGATGAGGCGTGCGGGCGGCATCCGCGTGACTTCCAGGCCGACAACGGGTGGGTCGTGAAGGCGTTCCAGGCGGCGCTCGCCGCGGTGTTCGGAGCGCGCGACTTCACGGATGCCGTGTACCGCGCGATCCGGGGCGGCGGCGACACCGACACGGTCGCGGCCATCGCCGGGGCGCTCGCGGGGGCACGGTTCGGGGTGTCGGGGATTCCGGAGGAGTGGCAGGAGCAGGTTCATGGGTGGCCGGGGCTGCGGGGAGCGGATCTGGTGGAGCTCGCCGAGCAGGCGGCGCAGCACGGGGCGGAGGATGAGCTTTGA